In Lachnospiraceae bacterium, one DNA window encodes the following:
- a CDS encoding alanine:cation symporter family protein, whose translation MEVLTSILNFFDTVLWSSPLIYISIFVGLLYTVGLKGFQIRYLKQMVNSVFEKSADSESSTSFEAFALTVAARVGTGNIVGVATAIAAGGPGAVFWMWVMAILGAATSFAENTLAQVYKEKVDGMYRGGTSFFVKKGLGLGWFGTVFAFCSLLNCGILHTTQPNSIADAMYNAFGVPHWIVGVIMVIIAAIIISGGLKSIIRFTSKIVPIMCLLYLGVTLIVLGVNITKIPAVFALIFKSAFGKDAIFGGMVGSAIAYGIKRGVYSSEAGMGTTPQAAAIAGVSHPAKVGLTQALSVYVDTLLVCTATALMILLAGTYNVTDAAGSVLYEGISGVNAGVGFTQGALDSVIHGFGYPMIAVMLALFSFTTLVGCFNISESDLIYMFKGYSKSKTAQILFKVWFLIPIFIGCISSTEFAWLCADIGTGASCWVTLIAVIFLFPIVRKVWNDYEKQFKDGKDPIFRPDNCGIKNADLWNEIADEYEKKLK comes from the coding sequence ATGGAAGTACTTACCAGCATTTTAAATTTTTTTGACACCGTTTTGTGGAGCAGCCCGTTAATTTATATTTCCATTTTTGTTGGACTTCTCTATACTGTTGGCTTAAAGGGATTTCAAATTCGATACTTAAAACAAATGGTGAATAGCGTTTTTGAAAAGAGTGCAGATAGTGAATCCTCCACATCATTTGAAGCATTTGCTTTGACGGTTGCGGCAAGAGTTGGAACGGGAAATATTGTAGGCGTTGCAACTGCAATTGCAGCAGGTGGCCCTGGTGCAGTATTCTGGATGTGGGTTATGGCAATTCTGGGAGCGGCAACATCTTTTGCAGAAAATACGTTAGCTCAGGTGTATAAAGAAAAGGTTGACGGAATGTATCGGGGCGGTACTTCATTTTTTGTAAAAAAGGGACTTGGCCTTGGATGGTTTGGAACCGTATTTGCATTTTGCAGCCTTTTGAATTGTGGCATTTTGCATACAACACAGCCGAACTCCATTGCTGATGCAATGTATAATGCTTTTGGTGTTCCACACTGGATTGTGGGAGTTATCATGGTAATTATAGCCGCAATTATCATTTCAGGTGGCTTAAAAAGTATTATTCGATTTACATCAAAGATTGTACCGATCATGTGCCTTCTGTACCTGGGAGTTACTTTAATTGTACTTGGCGTTAATATCACTAAAATTCCGGCAGTATTTGCGCTTATTTTTAAAAGTGCATTTGGTAAAGATGCAATTTTTGGTGGTATGGTGGGATCAGCAATTGCATATGGTATCAAGAGAGGTGTCTATTCAAGTGAAGCAGGTATGGGAACTACACCTCAAGCAGCAGCAATTGCGGGAGTATCTCACCCGGCAAAGGTTGGTTTGACACAGGCTTTATCCGTATATGTTGATACATTACTGGTTTGTACCGCAACAGCCTTAATGATTTTACTTGCCGGTACATATAATGTAACAGATGCGGCGGGGAGTGTATTGTATGAAGGTATTAGCGGAGTCAATGCTGGTGTTGGTTTTACACAGGGAGCACTGGATTCTGTAATTCATGGTTTCGGTTATCCAATGATAGCGGTTATGCTGGCATTATTTTCATTTACGACATTAGTAGGCTGCTTTAATATTTCTGAATCTGATTTGATTTATATGTTCAAGGGATATTCAAAAAGTAAGACTGCACAGATTTTGTTCAAAGTATGGTTTTTGATTCCAATCTTTATTGGCTGTATTTCAAGTACAGAATTTGCATGGTTGTGTGCGGATATTGGAACCGGAGCATCTTGCTGGGTTACACTAATTGCAGTGATTTTCCTGTTCCCAATTGTGAGGAAGGTCTGGAATGATTATGAAAAACAATTCAAGGATGGAAAGGATCCTATTTTCCGACCAGACAATTGCGGCATAAAAAATGCTGATCTCTGGAATGAAATAGCAGATGAATATGAAAAAAAACTAAAATAA
- the recJ gene encoding single-stranded-DNA-specific exonuclease RecJ: MTKSVWMLHAKKADFNGLAARFHISPITARIIRNRDITDIKEFDKYLNGSLKDLYDPRLLPDMEKAVSILKEKIGSGARIRIVGDYDIDGVCSTCILYKGLSRVGAKVDYVIPERIKDGYGINEHIIEKAAADGIHMILTCDNGIAAIDQIAEAKKLGMTVVVTDHHDIQADEVLGEEIVPPADAIVNPKRKDSKYPFSEICGAMVAYRLIQVLFEEYGIGRQEWLDMLELAAIATVGDVMKLKDENRIVVKEGLKKLADTKIQGLVSLMEKNTLDPEHISAYHIGFVLGPCLNASGRLKTAQMAMELLLAENKAQADELADELKALNDERKDMTQEGTEAAILQVETELKDDKVLVIFLPDCHESLAGIVAGRIRERYNKPVFVLTRAEGCAKGSGRSIEAYHMFRALVEVKDLLLKFGGHPMAAGFSLEEANIEEFRRRLNENAKERLTEDDFIPRVWIDVPMPFEYITESLIQELELLEPFGQGNEKPQFALKSLKIRSARVFGRNRNVVKLSLMNERGFSMDGVVFTEGDLFMEEMGNSRNMDIIYYPTINEYNGNRSLQMVVKDWKFH, from the coding sequence ATGACAAAATCAGTCTGGATGCTTCATGCAAAAAAAGCAGATTTTAATGGTCTGGCGGCAAGGTTCCATATCAGTCCTATTACCGCCCGGATCATCAGAAACCGGGATATTACGGATATAAAAGAATTTGACAAATACTTAAACGGAAGCCTGAAGGATCTGTATGATCCCCGGCTGCTCCCGGATATGGAAAAAGCTGTTTCTATATTAAAGGAAAAGATAGGAAGCGGCGCCAGGATACGGATCGTGGGAGATTATGATATTGACGGTGTGTGTTCTACCTGCATCCTTTATAAGGGGCTGAGCCGGGTAGGAGCGAAAGTTGATTATGTAATACCGGAGCGCATTAAGGATGGTTATGGTATTAATGAACATATTATTGAAAAAGCGGCTGCAGACGGCATTCATATGATACTTACCTGTGATAATGGCATTGCGGCCATTGATCAGATCGCAGAGGCAAAGAAGCTGGGAATGACAGTTGTGGTAACAGATCACCATGATATCCAGGCAGATGAGGTTTTAGGAGAGGAGATCGTGCCTCCTGCGGATGCCATTGTCAATCCTAAGAGAAAAGACAGTAAATATCCGTTTAGTGAGATCTGCGGCGCTATGGTGGCATATAGACTGATCCAGGTGCTTTTTGAAGAATACGGGATCGGCCGCCAGGAATGGCTGGATATGCTGGAGCTGGCGGCCATCGCTACAGTAGGCGATGTGATGAAGCTTAAGGATGAAAACCGTATTGTAGTAAAAGAAGGTCTTAAAAAGCTGGCAGATACAAAGATCCAGGGTCTTGTAAGTCTCATGGAGAAAAATACACTGGACCCGGAGCACATAAGCGCCTATCATATTGGTTTTGTGCTGGGACCATGCCTGAATGCCAGCGGGCGTTTAAAAACAGCCCAGATGGCTATGGAGCTGCTTCTGGCAGAAAATAAGGCCCAGGCAGATGAACTGGCAGATGAATTAAAGGCATTAAATGATGAACGAAAGGACATGACACAGGAAGGGACAGAGGCTGCCATCCTTCAGGTAGAAACAGAGCTTAAGGATGATAAGGTTCTGGTGATTTTCCTGCCGGACTGCCATGAGTCACTGGCAGGCATTGTAGCCGGCAGGATCCGTGAACGGTATAATAAGCCTGTATTTGTCCTTACAAGGGCAGAGGGCTGCGCAAAAGGCTCAGGACGATCTATAGAGGCATATCACATGTTCCGTGCCTTAGTGGAGGTAAAAGATCTTCTGTTAAAATTTGGTGGTCATCCCATGGCAGCGGGATTTTCGCTGGAAGAGGCCAATATAGAGGAATTTCGCAGACGGTTAAATGAAAATGCAAAAGAACGGCTTACAGAGGATGATTTTATCCCAAGAGTATGGATCGATGTTCCTATGCCTTTTGAATATATAACAGAGAGCCTGATACAGGAATTAGAACTTCTGGAGCCTTTTGGCCAGGGAAATGAAAAACCCCAGTTTGCTTTAAAATCCCTGAAAATACGAAGTGCCAGAGTATTTGGCCGCAACCGGAATGTAGTAAAATTATCCCTGATGAATGAACGGGGATTTTCCATGGATGGGGTAGTATTTACAGAAGGTGACTTATTTATGGAAGAAATGGGAAACAGCCGGAATATGGATATTATTTATTACCCCACAATAAATGAATATAATGGAAACCGAAGCCTTCAGATGGTGGTAAAAGACTGGAAGTTTCATTAA